Proteins encoded together in one Candidatus Neomarinimicrobiota bacterium window:
- a CDS encoding NUDIX domain-containing protein, translated as MTDIISTHVDSYAYRWEGGKPLYLLLKRNEEAVYGHLWQGVAGKMQGGETAVETVLRELKEETGLDPNRIFVVDHVSLFYQSYRDRLHVVPVFGVEVESKEVRLSKEHTEFRWLSFDDAFARLSWTQQRESIAVLHDMLLKRDERVKWSEVNLEKYA; from the coding sequence ATGACTGACATTATTTCAACACACGTGGACAGCTATGCCTACCGATGGGAAGGTGGGAAGCCGTTGTATCTTTTGCTCAAACGGAATGAGGAGGCTGTTTATGGACATTTATGGCAGGGAGTTGCCGGGAAGATGCAGGGAGGCGAGACTGCCGTGGAAACGGTTTTGAGAGAACTGAAAGAGGAGACGGGACTCGATCCCAACCGAATTTTTGTGGTTGATCATGTGAGCCTTTTTTACCAGTCCTACAGGGACAGGCTGCACGTTGTCCCGGTTTTCGGTGTGGAGGTAGAATCGAAAGAGGTGCGGCTGTCCAAAGAACACACCGAGTTCCGGTGGCTGAGTTTTGACGATGCATTCGCCCGATTGAGCTGGACACAGCAGAGAGAGAGTATTGCAGTCCTTCATGACATGCTCCTCAAACGCGACGAGAGGGTAAAGTGGTCAGAGGTGAATCTGGAAAAGTACGCATGA